From Mariprofundus sp. NF, the proteins below share one genomic window:
- the rfbF gene encoding glucose-1-phosphate cytidylyltransferase — MKAVILAGGLGTRISEETHLKPKPMIEIGGKPVLWHIMKSYSAYGINDFIICLGYKGYMIKEYFANYFLHTSDVTFDMNDNSMKVHQNTAEPWKVTLVDTGDASMTGGRLKRVADYVGDEDFCFTYGDGVSDVNISELVRFHAEQGALATVTAVQPPGRFGSLDLQGKKIVDFEEKPHGDGGWVNGGYFVLSPRVFGRIEGDATSWELAPLKGLAAEGELAAFKHGGFWQPMDTLRDKTYLEELWDSGKAPWKVW; from the coding sequence GTGAAGGCTGTTATTTTGGCTGGTGGTCTTGGTACAAGAATCAGTGAAGAGACGCATTTGAAACCCAAACCTATGATTGAAATTGGTGGGAAACCGGTTTTATGGCATATCATGAAGAGCTACAGCGCTTACGGTATCAACGATTTTATCATCTGCCTTGGTTATAAGGGTTATATGATCAAGGAGTACTTCGCCAACTACTTCCTGCATACATCAGATGTTACCTTTGATATGAATGATAACTCCATGAAGGTGCATCAGAATACGGCAGAACCCTGGAAAGTAACGTTGGTGGATACCGGTGATGCTTCGATGACAGGTGGTCGCTTGAAACGTGTGGCAGATTATGTTGGCGATGAAGACTTTTGTTTTACCTATGGCGATGGTGTCAGTGATGTGAATATCTCTGAGTTGGTTCGCTTCCATGCCGAGCAGGGGGCTCTGGCAACAGTGACAGCAGTTCAGCCGCCGGGCCGTTTCGGGTCTCTTGATTTGCAAGGGAAGAAGATTGTCGATTTTGAAGAGAAACCGCATGGTGATGGTGGTTGGGTCAACGGGGGTTACTTTGTGCTCTCACCCAGGGTGTTCGGGCGAATCGAAGGGGATGCAACCTCATGGGAATTAGCCCCTTTGAAGGGACTGGCAGCAGAAGGCGAGCTTGCGGCATTTAAACACGGTGGCTTCTGGCAGCCTATGGATACGCTGCGTGATAAAACGTATCTGGAAGAGTTGTGGGATTCAGGCAAGGCACCCTGGAAGGTTTGGTGA
- the rfbG gene encoding CDP-glucose 4,6-dehydratase has translation MNPAFWKGRRVFVTGHTGFKGSWLCLWLTQLGAEVTGYALEPVTEPSLFDAANVASGMNSVIGDIRDREKLTQTMLAAKPEVVIHMAAQALVRYSYQHPVETYEVNVMGTVNLLESIRSCDSVRSVLVITSDKCYENRERDVGYKEDEPMGGYDPYSNSKGCTELVVSAYRQSFFSADHSVAVATARAGNVIGGGDWSADRLLPDMVRSFHAGEAVSIRNPGAVRPWQHVLEALHGYLLLLEHMDREPQDFAQAWNFGPEDADTQDVAWIVGHFVEHWGNASWHVEPDVENMHEAHTLRLDCSKARNELNWRPAIDLELALKWIAEWYRCYYDRDDVALLSQNQLEEFQGMVTR, from the coding sequence ATGAATCCAGCATTTTGGAAGGGTCGTCGGGTTTTTGTAACAGGTCATACTGGATTTAAAGGCAGTTGGCTCTGTCTGTGGCTAACTCAGCTTGGTGCAGAGGTTACCGGTTATGCACTGGAGCCAGTAACTGAACCGTCTCTTTTTGATGCAGCGAATGTCGCTTCCGGGATGAACTCTGTTATTGGGGATATTCGTGACCGCGAGAAGCTGACTCAGACTATGCTTGCAGCCAAACCAGAGGTAGTGATTCACATGGCTGCCCAGGCTTTGGTTAGATATTCATATCAGCACCCGGTTGAAACTTATGAAGTGAATGTGATGGGAACCGTCAACCTGCTGGAATCCATACGTAGTTGTGATTCAGTACGCAGTGTATTGGTTATTACCAGTGATAAATGTTATGAAAATAGAGAGCGCGATGTCGGTTATAAGGAAGATGAACCGATGGGTGGTTATGACCCTTACTCAAATAGCAAGGGCTGTACGGAACTTGTAGTGTCTGCTTACCGTCAGAGCTTTTTCTCCGCTGATCATTCTGTCGCTGTTGCCACGGCCAGAGCTGGTAACGTCATTGGTGGTGGTGACTGGTCGGCAGACCGACTATTGCCGGACATGGTGCGCTCTTTTCATGCAGGTGAAGCTGTGTCCATTCGCAATCCGGGTGCAGTACGTCCCTGGCAACATGTTCTTGAGGCTTTACATGGTTATTTACTGTTATTGGAGCACATGGACAGAGAGCCGCAAGACTTTGCTCAGGCGTGGAACTTCGGGCCTGAAGATGCTGACACTCAGGATGTCGCCTGGATTGTTGGGCATTTTGTGGAGCATTGGGGAAATGCATCATGGCATGTCGAGCCCGATGTTGAAAATATGCACGAGGCTCATACCCTGCGGCTTGATTGCAGCAAGGCCAGAAATGAGTTGAACTGGCGCCCAGCTATTGATCTTGAGCTTGCACTGAAATGGATCGCCGAATGGTATCGTTGCTATTATGATAGGGATGATGTGGCACTGTTGTCACAGAATCAGCTTGAAGAATTTCAGGGAATGGTGACAAGATGA
- the rfbC gene encoding dTDP-4-dehydrorhamnose 3,5-epimerase has protein sequence MIFRQTKLAGAYLIDVEAMNDERGFFARSWCRDEFEEHGLNSNLVQCNISYNSSKGTLRGMHFQLPPHEEAKLVRCIRGAIYDVIVDLRPASPTYCQWQGVELNESNRSALYIPEGFAHGFLTLTDDAEVFYQMSSVFVPGSAAGIRWDDPTFAIHWPEQPQCLSDKDQTYPDFVK, from the coding sequence TTGATTTTCCGCCAAACCAAACTGGCAGGTGCTTACCTCATCGATGTTGAGGCGATGAATGACGAGCGTGGTTTTTTTGCCCGCAGTTGGTGCAGGGATGAATTTGAAGAACATGGATTGAACAGCAATCTGGTGCAGTGCAATATCTCCTATAATAGCAGCAAGGGGACGCTGAGAGGCATGCATTTTCAGTTGCCGCCCCATGAAGAGGCCAAGCTGGTGCGTTGCATCCGTGGTGCGATTTACGATGTGATTGTTGATTTGCGTCCAGCCTCTCCCACCTATTGCCAATGGCAGGGTGTCGAATTGAACGAAAGCAATAGAAGTGCGCTGTATATTCCTGAAGGTTTCGCGCATGGATTTCTCACGCTTACTGATGATGCAGAAGTGTTCTATCAGATGTCGTCCGTGTTTGTGCCCGGTAGCGCAGCGGGTATTCGCTGGGATGATCCGACTTTTGCTATCCACTGGCCGGAGCAGCCGCAGTGTTTGTCGGACAAGGATCAGACTTATCCGGATTTTGTGAAATGA
- a CDS encoding cephalosporin hydroxylase family protein, producing the protein MKLTIDTDNKTLIREENGESLELPLYSKKAFEEISRQWVRVGWNEKYQYSFSWMGRPIIQLPEDMIRTQEAIWQVKPDVIIETGIAHGGSLIYNASLCKAMGKGRVIGVDIEIRPHNREAVEAHPMSELITMIEGSSTAPEIVAQVKALVQPGEVVLIILDSNHTKQHVADELEAYHDLVTPGSYIVATDGIMYDLADVPRGEVDWDWNHPTDAAKEFAEAHPDFVVEQPVWPFNESDLTENITHWPGAWLKKK; encoded by the coding sequence ATGAAATTAACTATTGATACCGATAACAAGACACTGATCCGCGAGGAGAATGGTGAATCGTTGGAGTTGCCGCTGTACAGCAAGAAGGCATTTGAAGAGATCAGTCGCCAGTGGGTACGCGTGGGCTGGAATGAGAAATACCAGTACAGTTTCAGCTGGATGGGACGACCGATCATTCAGTTGCCCGAAGATATGATCCGCACTCAGGAAGCCATCTGGCAGGTAAAACCGGATGTGATTATCGAAACCGGAATCGCTCATGGCGGCTCACTTATTTACAATGCCAGCCTGTGCAAGGCGATGGGTAAGGGGCGTGTGATTGGTGTGGATATTGAGATTCGCCCACACAACCGTGAAGCAGTTGAGGCGCATCCGATGTCTGAACTGATTACCATGATCGAAGGCAGTTCTACTGCTCCTGAGATTGTGGCGCAGGTCAAAGCTCTGGTTCAACCGGGAGAGGTTGTACTGATCATTCTGGACTCCAATCACACCAAGCAGCACGTAGCTGATGAACTTGAGGCATATCACGATCTGGTGACACCCGGTTCCTACATCGTGGCAACTGATGGCATTATGTATGATCTGGCTGATGTGCCGCGTGGCGAAGTCGACTGGGACTGGAATCACCCGACAGATGCTGCAAAGGAATTTGCTGAAGCTCATCCTGACTTTGTCGTTGAGCAGCCTGTGTGGCCATTCAATGAAAGCGATTTGACTGAAAACATCACGCACTGGCCTGGAGCATGGTTGAAGAAAAAATAA
- a CDS encoding NAD(P)-dependent oxidoreductase: MFVGQGSDLSGFCEMKRVLVTGADGFIGRYILPLLVKAGYEVHALCWLSEARGVEGVIWHKVNLMDYPAVDALLHELQVTHLLHLAWYTVHGKFWNAAENLHWVGCSLNLLKSFVEHGGKRVLMAGSCAEYDWSKGHCIEQETSCNPATLYGTGKHALHQVARSYCVQHQVSFSWGRIFFLYGPGEVGGRFVPAVINGLLRQETVPCSDGRQLRDFMYVQDVASAFAALLESDLTGAVNIASGVSCTLRGIGEEIMQQIEGRGRIEFGALPNREDDPAVLTADVSRLCDELNWQPAFSLEQGLSETIGWWKQNQGDYNAS, translated from the coding sequence GTGTTTGTCGGACAAGGATCAGACTTATCCGGATTTTGTGAAATGAAGCGGGTCCTTGTAACCGGTGCGGATGGATTTATCGGTCGTTATATATTGCCGTTGCTTGTTAAAGCTGGGTATGAAGTGCATGCGTTGTGCTGGTTAAGTGAAGCCCGGGGTGTTGAGGGGGTGATCTGGCACAAAGTCAATTTGATGGATTACCCGGCTGTGGATGCTCTGTTACATGAGTTACAAGTCACACACCTGCTGCATCTGGCCTGGTATACCGTGCATGGCAAGTTCTGGAACGCTGCTGAAAATTTACATTGGGTCGGGTGCAGCCTGAATCTCCTGAAATCGTTTGTTGAGCATGGGGGTAAGCGTGTGCTTATGGCCGGTAGTTGTGCAGAATACGACTGGAGCAAAGGGCACTGCATCGAACAGGAAACATCATGTAATCCGGCGACACTGTATGGAACTGGCAAACATGCTTTGCATCAGGTTGCCCGGAGTTATTGCGTACAACATCAGGTCAGTTTCTCCTGGGGGCGTATTTTCTTTCTCTATGGGCCCGGCGAAGTGGGCGGCCGCTTTGTTCCTGCTGTTATCAACGGTCTTTTGCGGCAGGAAACAGTACCTTGTTCAGATGGCAGGCAACTGCGTGACTTTATGTATGTGCAAGATGTGGCTTCTGCTTTTGCCGCATTGCTTGAAAGTGATCTGACTGGTGCTGTGAATATTGCATCCGGCGTATCATGCACGCTGAGAGGGATTGGTGAAGAAATCATGCAGCAGATAGAAGGTCGTGGACGGATTGAATTTGGTGCCCTGCCAAATCGTGAGGATGACCCTGCAGTATTGACGGCCGATGTGAGCCGTTTGTGTGACGAATTAAACTGGCAGCCAGCGTTTTCACTGGAGCAGGGATTGTCTGAAACGATTGGGTGGTGGAAACAGAATCAGGGTGATTACAATGCCAGTTAA
- a CDS encoding class I SAM-dependent methyltransferase, translating into MSLKCRFCNEELTQSFCDLGMSPLSNANVRPEKANQMEPFYPLHAYVCNSCWLVQLDSFEAPDHIFDDQYTYFSSYSDSWLAHAKSYVKTMSDRWKLDSASHVVEIASNDGYLLQYFVEQGTPVLGIEPTANTAAVAREKNVPTLEKFFGVETANALAAEGKHADLLLGNNVLAHVPDLNDFVGGMKVLLKSDGVITMEFPHLLQQIRNNQFDTIYHEHFSYLSFITVEQIFAAHGLTLFDVDELPTHGGSLRIYGRHAADQSKPVTQAVVALKAKEIEAGLNGADVYSAFAEQVRETKRGLLEFLIEAKRSGKIIVGYGAPAKGNTLLNYCGVRVDFIDYTVDRSPHKQGTLLPGTHIPVLHPDRIAETKPDYILILPWNLKDELIGQLAYAREWGAKFVLPIPQVEVID; encoded by the coding sequence ATGAGTTTGAAATGTCGTTTTTGTAATGAGGAGCTTACGCAAAGCTTCTGTGATCTGGGCATGTCACCGTTATCCAATGCCAATGTCAGGCCTGAGAAGGCAAACCAGATGGAGCCATTTTACCCGCTGCATGCGTATGTTTGCAACTCCTGCTGGCTGGTGCAGTTGGACTCGTTTGAAGCTCCTGATCATATATTCGATGATCAGTACACCTATTTCTCATCCTATTCCGACAGCTGGCTTGCCCATGCGAAGAGCTATGTCAAAACGATGAGCGATCGCTGGAAGCTGGATTCAGCCAGTCATGTGGTTGAGATCGCCAGTAATGATGGTTATCTGCTGCAATACTTTGTTGAACAGGGCACGCCGGTGCTTGGAATTGAGCCGACAGCCAATACAGCTGCAGTAGCGAGAGAGAAAAATGTACCGACGCTGGAGAAGTTTTTTGGTGTTGAGACAGCAAACGCTCTGGCTGCAGAGGGTAAACATGCTGACCTGTTGCTTGGCAATAATGTGCTTGCTCATGTGCCGGATCTGAATGACTTTGTCGGTGGCATGAAGGTTCTACTCAAATCCGATGGTGTGATTACCATGGAGTTTCCGCACCTGTTGCAACAGATTCGCAATAATCAGTTCGATACGATTTATCATGAACACTTCTCCTATCTCTCTTTTATTACGGTGGAGCAGATATTTGCTGCACATGGGCTAACCCTGTTTGATGTTGATGAGTTGCCAACCCATGGCGGTTCGCTGCGTATTTATGGTCGCCATGCAGCAGATCAATCCAAACCTGTTACACAGGCCGTCGTGGCTTTAAAAGCCAAAGAGATAGAAGCAGGGCTGAATGGAGCTGATGTTTACAGTGCTTTCGCTGAGCAGGTGCGCGAAACCAAGCGCGGCTTGCTGGAGTTCCTGATCGAGGCCAAGCGAAGCGGTAAAATTATCGTTGGCTATGGCGCACCAGCCAAGGGTAATACCCTGTTGAATTATTGTGGTGTGCGCGTTGATTTTATCGATTACACAGTGGATCGCAGCCCGCATAAACAGGGTACGCTTCTGCCGGGCACGCATATCCCTGTCTTGCATCCTGATCGCATTGCCGAGACAAAACCGGATTATATTCTGATCCTGCCATGGAATCTGAAAGATGAACTGATCGGACAGCTTGCCTATGCACGGGAGTGGGGGGCGAAGTTTGTACTGCCGATTCCGCAGGTTGAGGTCATCGATTGA
- a CDS encoding class I SAM-dependent methyltransferase — MRSYQQAQDIVRGDLEMTVCADCGFVFNAAFDPGLLNYGDSYDNNQGCSSSFQSHLNALISLLIDKKGVRGKQVVEVGCGQGQFLQRLVQEGGNSGVGFDPSYAGPPSLLDGRMSFESRYYDESCTSVPADVVICRHVIEHVPDPVMLLKSVRAAIGERTSAKVYFETPCVEWILRNGVIWDFFYEHCSLFTAASLSSAFQMGGFRVDEVRHVFGGQYLWIEASPVASDVKLNGGETYALATGYAEHELTLLQDWKQRVLALATDGRVALWGAGAKGVTFANLIDPDCELIDCLVDLNPNKQGKYVAGSGHAIVDPLQLKERGVSDVVLMNPNYRDENREILKQAGMSLNMIE; from the coding sequence ATGAGAAGCTACCAACAGGCTCAGGATATTGTGCGTGGTGATCTTGAGATGACAGTTTGTGCCGATTGTGGCTTTGTCTTCAATGCGGCATTTGATCCAGGTTTGCTCAATTATGGCGACAGCTATGATAATAATCAGGGTTGTTCATCCAGTTTTCAGAGTCATCTCAATGCCCTTATCTCACTGCTGATCGATAAGAAGGGTGTCAGGGGCAAACAGGTGGTTGAGGTTGGCTGTGGGCAGGGCCAATTTTTGCAGCGACTTGTGCAAGAGGGTGGCAATAGCGGTGTAGGTTTTGATCCGAGTTATGCAGGTCCACCGTCACTGCTCGATGGCCGCATGTCTTTTGAATCCCGCTATTATGATGAGAGTTGCACATCAGTGCCTGCCGACGTGGTGATTTGCCGGCATGTGATTGAACATGTTCCTGATCCGGTAATGTTGCTTAAATCGGTGCGGGCTGCAATTGGCGAGCGCACCAGTGCAAAGGTCTATTTTGAAACACCGTGCGTGGAGTGGATTTTACGTAACGGTGTCATCTGGGATTTCTTTTATGAGCACTGTTCGCTGTTTACTGCCGCATCACTTTCCAGTGCATTTCAGATGGGCGGATTCAGGGTTGATGAAGTCAGACATGTATTTGGCGGTCAGTACCTGTGGATTGAAGCAAGTCCGGTTGCCTCTGATGTGAAACTTAATGGTGGCGAAACCTATGCGTTGGCAACTGGCTATGCAGAGCACGAATTGACGCTTCTGCAGGACTGGAAGCAAAGGGTGCTGGCCCTTGCAACTGATGGCCGGGTTGCGCTGTGGGGGGCTGGTGCAAAAGGTGTTACATTTGCTAACCTGATTGATCCCGATTGTGAGCTGATCGACTGCCTGGTCGATCTGAACCCAAACAAGCAGGGTAAATATGTGGCGGGAAGTGGCCATGCTATTGTTGATCCACTTCAGCTTAAAGAACGCGGTGTGAGCGATGTGGTTCTGATGAATCCGAACTACCGTGATGAGAACAGGGAAATATTAAAACAGGCTGGAATGAGCCTGAATATGATAGAGTAG
- a CDS encoding glycosyltransferase family 2 protein — MNKLVTAPKVSIGMPVFNGEQLVRTALDSLLAQSFGDFELIISDNASTDGTEQVCREYAGRDERIRYVRQTTNIGASANFKVVLDEAHGEYFMWAACDDTRSPDFIDLNAKFLSENPEYVASTCPNGFDDRPLGQQKLINFALDGEKFDRFVQFFEHCWLSHGIFYSLIRTDVLRGCNMIGQSFIAADWAIDLYLASKGKVNRTKNGYEIFGVKGISRGSAAYSEFRNHVIEVLLPFFRLTKYVVNLTDDLSFKQRSRILLILMKLNLSVAFVQLRRTFFKS, encoded by the coding sequence GTGAATAAATTAGTAACTGCTCCTAAAGTTAGTATTGGAATGCCAGTATTTAATGGTGAACAACTGGTAAGAACTGCGCTGGACTCGTTGCTAGCGCAATCGTTTGGCGACTTTGAATTAATCATCTCCGACAATGCATCTACGGATGGGACAGAGCAGGTTTGTCGAGAATATGCTGGTCGGGATGAACGGATCAGATACGTGCGGCAAACAACAAATATCGGGGCATCGGCTAATTTCAAAGTTGTGCTGGATGAGGCGCATGGTGAATATTTCATGTGGGCTGCTTGTGATGATACGCGATCACCGGACTTTATAGACTTAAATGCCAAATTTCTGTCTGAAAATCCGGAATATGTTGCTTCGACATGCCCGAACGGATTTGATGATCGTCCACTGGGCCAGCAAAAACTTATAAACTTTGCCTTGGATGGTGAAAAGTTTGATCGATTTGTCCAGTTCTTTGAACATTGCTGGCTTTCGCATGGAATATTTTATTCCCTGATACGGACCGATGTGTTGCGAGGTTGCAATATGATTGGCCAATCATTTATTGCTGCAGATTGGGCGATAGATTTGTATCTTGCCAGCAAGGGGAAAGTGAATCGGACAAAGAATGGGTACGAGATATTTGGAGTCAAAGGAATTAGTAGGGGCTCAGCTGCTTATAGCGAATTCAGAAACCATGTGATTGAGGTGCTATTACCTTTTTTCAGGCTGACAAAATACGTTGTCAATTTAACCGATGACCTGAGCTTTAAGCAAAGAAGCAGGATTTTATTGATTCTGATGAAGTTGAACTTATCTGTGGCATTTGTTCAGCTTCGGCGTACATTTTTTAAATCATGA